From one Papio anubis isolate 15944 chromosome 12, Panubis1.0, whole genome shotgun sequence genomic stretch:
- the MPZL3 gene encoding myelin protein zero-like protein 3 isoform X3 gives MQQSGAAGGRGCALFPLLGVLFFQGVYIVLSLEIHADAHVRGYVGEKIKLKCTFKSTSDVTDKLTIDWTYRPPSSSRTVSIFHYQSFQYPTTAGTFRDRISWVGNVYKGDASISISNPTIKDNGTFSCAVKNPPDVHHNIPMTELTVTERGFGTMLSSVALLSILVFVPSAVVVALLLVRMGRKAAGLKKRSRSGYKKSSIEVSDDTDQEEEDACMVRLCIRCAECLDSDYEETY, from the exons GTGTTTATATCGTCCTTTCCTTGGAGATTCACGCAGATGCCCATGTCCGAGGTTATGTTGGAGAAAAGATCAAGTTGAAATGCACTTTCAAGTCAACTTCAGATGTCACTGACAAGCTTACCATAGACTGGACATATCGCCCTCCCAGCAGCAGCCGCACAGTGTCA ATATTTCATTATCAGTCTTTCCAGTACCCAACCACAGCAGGCACATTTCGGGATCGGATTTCCTGGGTTGGAAATGTATACAAAGGGGATGCATCTATAAGTATAAGCAACCCTACCATAAAGGACAATGGGACATTCAGCTGTGCTGTGAAGAATCCCCCAGATGTGCACCATAATATTCCCATGACAGAGCTAACAGTCACAGAAAGGG GTTTTGGCACCATGCTTTCCTCTGTGGCCCTTCTTTCCATCCTTGTCTTTGTGCCCTCAGCCGTGGTGGTTGCTCTGCTGCTGGTGAGAATGGGGAGGAAGGCTGCTGGGCTGAAGAAGAGGAGCAGGTCTGGCTATAAGAAGTCGTCTATTGAGGTTTCAGATGA CACTGATCAGGAGGAGGAAGATGCATGCATGGTGAGGCTCTGTATCCGTTGCGCTGAGTGCCTG GATTCAGACTATGAAGAGACATATTGA